TGAGTTAGGCGTTCTTGCACCTGTGGGCGTTGAGCAAAAAAGCGTACGATGCGATTTATCTTTGACAGGCCGATAATCTTGGTTTTAGGTAAGTATGCAACCGTTGCTAAACCATCAATCGTAACTAAGTGATGCTCACAGGTGCTGGTTAGACTAATGTCTTGCACGCGGATCATTTCATCCACGCCCATTTTGTTTTCAATGACTGTGATTTTAGGAAAATTCTCGTAGTCTAAGCCAGAGAAGATTTCCTCAATGTACATTTTTGCGATGCGCTTGGGGGTTTCAGCCAGGCTGTCATCTGTTAAGTCGAGCGACATCAATTGCAAAATCTTCGTCATATG
This DNA window, taken from Shewanella maritima, encodes the following:
- the folE gene encoding GTP cyclohydrolase I FolE; this translates as MALSEAALTVQAALKEHGLETPMLPTTMPKDERKAQIEHHMTKILQLMSLDLTDDSLAETPKRIAKMYIEEIFSGLDYENFPKITVIENKMGVDEMIRVQDISLTSTCEHHLVTIDGLATVAYLPKTKIIGLSKINRIVRFFAQRPQVQERLTQQVLVALQTLLDTEDVAVKMDAVHYCVKSRGVMDSTSSTTTTALGGVFKSNPATRAEFLQQSK